The DNA region GAGGGCCGGGCACCTTGGGCGACGGTGCTTTCGGCACGGGATCTAAGCTGATCGGACCAGTTGAAGCCTTGGTCTGATCGAGCGGTAGGAGAGCACAAGTCAGAACCTGTTCGAGCTTGGTTTGTGGTGCTTGCCTGAGGAGGGACTGTTCTGCCCCATGTGTAATTCCCAACACCTGCCGAGGCAAGAGGGGGTGTGGATGGATTACTGCGGGCAGTACTGCCTCGTCGGGCCGGTTGGGAAGGCATACCATTTGCACCAGGACTGTTACCTCCACGCATGCCACGCATGGCTTGAGCGGCACCCAGGCTCATCCGGCGAGAGAAGGGAGTGGTAGGGGCGGTGTGGGACATGTCATCTCCGTCCTCGATGGCACTCTCGTTGATGGAATCGGAATTGGTGGAGATGCTGGCACGGCGCATAAAGGCAGCAGAGGTGTTTGTGGGAGAGGTTCCTGGAAGACCAAAGGTGGCAACAGAGACTCTTCGGCGCTGGTTGTCCAGCATGGACGTGGccaagggggtggggaagccCGTGACTGAGGGTTGCGAGATGGAATTGCTCCGGAAGAGGCTGG from Podospora pseudoanserina strain CBS 124.78 chromosome 1, whole genome shotgun sequence includes:
- a CDS encoding hypothetical protein (EggNog:ENOG503P45U), whose protein sequence is MSSDNSSSNNSNNDMARQQRRGSVTSNTLTSLFRSNSISQPSVTGFPTPLATSMLDNQRRRVSVATFGLPGTSPTNTSAAFMRRASISTNSDSINESAIEDGDDMSHTAPTTPFSRRMSLGAAQAMRGMRGGNSPGANDQGFNWSDQLRSRAESTVAQGARPSFSFASGLSASPPRGGPPAVSASSINPRHDRARSVSDMPAPPAQPRPRAPQKPDHFQERILKGDFYMD